A part of Haliotis asinina isolate JCU_RB_2024 chromosome 10, JCU_Hal_asi_v2, whole genome shotgun sequence genomic DNA contains:
- the LOC137298530 gene encoding uncharacterized protein, producing MTRKALFEAIDSNCLKTVEKLLKRGTDVNGSNWTDKTPLLHAIEGQHTDIVSCLLEYGAKADVADTNGRTAFHHAVMSGVRGILQILLTRTLNFNHEDKNGQTPLHYAVERWLVFLGADVNKKDQMGNSAKTLAGDNKALRDAIEQRHAERILAEHCEEKHIKSMSIRFGSQTDLGCSKTFMMLKRYEPAKHPKCPSKKKDESFWEEFFECRISQPNILLTITFPLQDKPSPYSEVFVKCATMNEEEKESVAKIAFVPEEQRWTAEVKINLGSRGWFVICQRPGEELLDIPANGGKIASVLDTDVEIDIPKTAFDRPGKMSFKVEESLPLTKDLDAIISFSRFYEIEHTSGTQPKKDIILTLPLPEKYTGKGQLFVLSRSGPENVSSVEEDTKYWTVLDTDIKIKGKVASFATKHFSTTTVVETRKNTQRKSLKKQTSTCHRRRKIHIVTFMAYAKQVSPKLHDVIVECCKAENLKTRTSAWENDNYFCLRVSGMFKSQPENEYGVAVNGNAKSLVDISPLKITYFPGMNCHQSLELEVIDLKDISRATVAIKDLQTDNHVVLTFLPLILDKSAYSAQSYSVSKFAADEVNRGLDEAYDPELYESKGKFVVAEHTASLSVQLFGSWWKIWLYLCRSLPWLMDVLHNDLYDSQEGIKQVLGKWFSANAKAADFGVTKLTQALVRVDNLSAAQSVIDYLEMCWKSSDCKHEWENKPSWNWLKNQTLSLESFTENISPPEPMSTLFLLDILKYIEVEPENLGIFLGLTKQETDTATSDAHKGGRECRMFVVLLRAKEKYKCNHEFLRVLLEALEQMEHNDTKESIIQHAEKWLKSEGKSNGTIAEQMKEVIDQFTQITPPEELASG from the exons ATGACAAGAAAAGCTCTGTTTGAGGCTATTGACTCCAATTGCTTGAAGACAGTTGAAAAACTACTCAAGAGAGGAACAGATGTAAATGGAAGCAATTGG ACAGACAAGACTCCGCTCCTCCATGCCATTGAAGGTCAACATACAGACATTGTCTCCTGCCTATTGGAATACGGCGCAAAAGCTGACGTAGCTGACACG AATGGGCGGACGGCCTTTCACCATGCCGTGATGTCTGGCGTACGAGGAATTCTACAGATCTTGCTGACTCGAACTCTCAACTTTAACCATGAAGATAAG AACGGCCAAACACCACTGCATTATGCCGTAGAGAGATGGCTGGTTTTCCTTGGAGCTGACGTCAACAAAAAAGACCAG ATGGGAAACTCTGCAAAGACTCTGGCCGGTGATAACAAAGCTCTTAGAGACGCTATTGAACAACG GCATGCAGAAAGAATCCTGGCTGAACATTGCGAAGAAAAGCATATCAAGAGCATGAGTATCAGATTTGGGTCACAAACTGACTTGGGTTGTTCCAAGACATTCATGATGCTCAAGCGATACGAACCAGCTAAACACCCAAAGTGTCCTTCGAAGAAGAAAGACGAATCCTTCTGGGAAGAGTTTTTTGAATGCCGTATATCACAACCAAATATTCTCTTGACAATCACTTTCCCTCTGCAAGACAAACCAAGCCCCTATTCTGAAGTGTTTGTAAAGTGTGCAACCATGAATGAAGAGGAAAAGGAATCGGTGGCAAAAATAGCCTTCGTGCCAGAGGAG CAACGTTGGACAGCAGAAGTCAAAATAAATTTAGGAAGCCGTGGCTGGTTTGTCATTTGTCAAAGACCAGGAGAAGAACTGCTTGACATTCCAGCCAATGGTGGGAAGATAGCTTCTGTGCTTGACACTGATGTAGAAATTGATATTCCGAAGACTGCATTTGACAGACCCGGCAAAATGTC CTTTAAGGTCGAGGAGAGTTTGCCTCTTACCAAAGACCTAGATGCCATCATATCATTTTCAAGGTTTTATGAAATTGAACACACGTCTGGCACACAGCCGAAGAAAGATATCATTCTTACTTTGCCCCTTCCCGAAAAATACACTGGGAAAGGACAACTCTTTGTCTTGTCGAGGTCTGGACCCGAGAATGTCTCGAGTGTAGAAGAGGATACAAAGTACTGGACAGTCCTTGACACTGACATCAAGATCAAGGGCAAAGTAGCAAGCTTTGCAACCAAACACTTTTCAAC AACGACGGTGGTGGAGACTCGGAAAAACACCCAAAGGAAGAGCCTGAAAAAGCAAACATCAACTTGTCACCGAAGAAGAAAGATTCACATAGTAACATTTATGGCATACGCAAAACAAGTGTCTCCAAAACTACACGACGTCATTGTGGAATGCTGTAAAGCTGAAAACCTGAAGACACGTACCTCGGCATGGGAGAACGATAACTATTTCTGTCTCCGTGTTAGCGGGATGTTCAAATCTCAACCGGAAAACGAATACGGTGTTGCTGTCAATGGAAACGCCAAATCATTGGTAGATATCTCACCATTGAAGATCACTTACTTCCCAGGGATGAATTGTCACCAGTCCTTGGAACTAGAAGTGATTGACCTGAAAGACATCAGTCGAGCTACGGTTGCTATAAAAGATCTGCAAACGGACAACCACGTCGTGCTCACGTTTCTGCCGCTTATCCTTGACAAAAGTGCATATTCGGCCCAGAGTTATTCTGTATCAAAATTTGCAGCTGATGAAGTGAACAGAGGACTGGATGAGGCTTATGATCCAGAACTGTACGAGTCCAAAGGAA AATTCGTAGTAGCAGAACACACAGCCAGTCTTTCAGTTCAACTGTTTGGGTCCTGGTGGAAAATATGGCTCTACCTTTGCCGCTCTCTACCTTGGTTGATGGATGTACTTCACAATGATCTGTATGACTCTCAAGAGGGAATCAAACAG GTATTGGGGAAGTGGTTCTCAGCAAACGCCAAAGCAGCAGACTTTGGTGTCACAAAACTTACACAAGCATTAGTAAGAGTTGACAACCTGTCAGCGGCACAGTCagtcattgattatcttgagaTGTG CTGGAAATCGTCTGACTGCAAACATGAATGGGAGAATAAGCCATCTTGGAATTGGCTGAAGAACCAGACCCTCAGCCTTGAAAGCTTTACAGAAAACATCA GTCCACCGGAACCGATGTCAACTCTGTTTCTCCTTGATATCCTGAAGTACATCGAAGTTGAGCCCGAGAATTTGGGAATATTTCTGGGTTTGACAAAACAAGAAACTGATACTGCAACATCCGATGCCCACAAAGGCGGTCGGGAATGTAGGATGTTCGTG GTTCTGCTTCGGGCAAAAGAGAAATACAAATGTAACCATGAGTTCCTTCGTGTGTTACTGGAAGCACTCGAGCAAATGGAGCACAATGATACCAAGGAGTCCATCATTCAACATGCTGAAAAGTG GTTAAAATCTGAAGGAAAATCTAATGGAACGATTGCGGAACAAATGAAAGAGGTTATTGACCAGTTCACACAGATTACCCCACCAGAAGAACTTGCCAGTGGCTGA